TGCAAGTGGTGATAACGTGGTAACTGATCACTTCTGGTGATTGATAGCACTGTCCATCGCAAGTGGTGGTGATATGCTAATGTTCTCACAAGAAAGAGTGAAGTGTCTTTCTCatgggtgtgagagttcagatttttttgttctgattttcagcttaatttcagcttatttttttggctttcctctgtacaaaaagtatgggagctctttctatttcagattttttcatCACTCagctttttttcagatcttttcaTTTGTGACCTCTCACACCCCTGCTTTCTATACCATGCCCATCTCCTTTGCATTGGTATCGCTTGTTCTtgttaagcccctttcacaattggtggtgcgactgcttacaaccgttgcgattGTATGCAACATATACTGTGACCAATTGATCGTAAACGATCGCAtgagcaattgtgaaagcccctttaaTCCAATCTCGCTAAAACTGTGGAAAGGCTTGTTTCTCATCCATGAGGTTTTTGCATTGCTACTttgtaggaaaaaaaaaacattgaacaaAACATTGATGGATGCATGAGTgctttatgatttaaaaaaacactttgaaTCCACAATTGCATTTTGGCATCAAAAGCTTtccataatttgattttaagacagggccctgatctACAAAGGTTGAGAGGCATgcacattttaatttttcaagagATCCCTTTATTAATGGCCACTGATTGTGGCTCACTAATTTCAGCATCAACACTCTTAGAAAATGTATTATGGTAGGTCTGGACAAAAAGAACTGATAGAAATAGAAATTGCTTTTACTCTTTTAATTGCTTGCATATAATCATTCTACTAAATTaatgatgaaatttcattatCGTCATATTGGAACAGTTGTAGGCAATATTGAGTACTTAGGTTCCAGCCTTCCTCATGATTCTCCAGCAGCACTCAACAAATCTTcatgaagatgatttcacaAATTCTTGGATTAGTACTATCAGCTCTTGCCAGACTGGGTGCACTTAGACCTCAACTTGCCAAGTCAAGTGTCTTGGCTTAAGGATGCGACCTTAAAGACTGGGTAGCATAAGTAAGAACAGCACACCTGAAGGTGTGTGCTACATGTGTATCTATTCAACTCTTGAGACTGGCTACAAGGAGAGAAACCTTGCCTTTTCAGCTTCTCAATTACACAAATAAAACATGTCCATAAACATTTCTTTATTAAGAGTCTGAGGGAAAGTGGGGTCCCGAGCTCTCACAGGAAGTGGACTATGATTTATTGGCAACAAGATTTGGGTAAAAATACTAGATGTACCTGTAGCATGGCTGTGTCTTCTGAGATCAGGCAACCAAACTTTCCCATCAGACATTCCTTTCCTGCTTCACGCATAGTAAGTTAACCATGTAAGGTGATGTGTTTGGAATATACAATGCATTATATAACATTGGTCATAAACACTCTATTCCACTCCAAGTGATGAACAACTGTTCTTGGCTAAAGACCCCAATGGTGTCTTTTTTAACCTCCATGAAAGCCAATGCATGAGAGGCCCTTGACAGTGTCACATTCCACAGTTTATCACTGTCTTCCAGTCACAAGGTCTGAATCTAAAATTCTGGAGGAATCATCCATTATCATAACACAGCTCCCTTCTTCATAGGCACATATTCCTTGGCAAACAATTCAAAGTCCTCGTCTGTGAATCCACCCTCCTTTTCTGTTGGTTCTTCCTCAGCTTCCCGGTCCTTAGATAGCTTTCCTCTTGAGTGCTTCAGAatctataaataaaaataaaaaaagaatattttttttcattcatggtACCACAAGcatattcaatatttcacatGGTTGATCAAACAATTCAAACACCTTAATTGTTAAGTGGATAACCTTCCTCATCCACACAATTTATAATTCCCTAGTGATGCTTATTGTGTTCTTCATACCTTTGTGTAGAGTCCTGACGATGTGTCTGGATTACTTCGACTCAATCCTAACAGTAGCTCCAGATTGGCCTCTGTATTATCAGAAGGTTGGCTCTTCTTATATGCATCTAGGAAATTAACAATAAAGATTACAACCattgtaaaataatgaaagatttAGCCAACAAGCATGATGCAAAAATTGTCTCTGCAACCTAAGACACTATCTTTTAGAATTGAAACCAATAATGCATGCATTTTTACAGTATAATTAGGTGTGGGCAAGACTGACCATGTCTGAACACAACAACACAATAAAAAATAGTTATGAGCTTTGTTGAAAAATATCTGCATGAGACTGTAAAGACTAGGGAAGTGATTTCCAAATCAAAgcagtggcaaaaatagtcatttCTGACTGGTTGCCAACTCGTCACAAGACAGAAGAGACTAATTTCcttttagccaatcagatacaaagATTTGGAGAAGCTTGTATAAGTAGCCACTaaaaatcactatttgtttcatgaaagctcCCAAGGAACATCACTGCAACAAATTGATTTCATATATCCTTCATTAGCACTTTTCATTATTCTTTGGAGGGGGGAGGTCATCAACAGGTGTGATTAAATTGGTAATGTATGATTTCATTCTAGATTACTTCTATGGGATACTAAGTTTTCCTTAATTGATTTTCACAACAAAGGTGCAAGCAAGCAATGTATCAAAGAAttaattgaaattcattttagTATTTAATGCAAAAGTAATATTGTTGACATGCCccgaattgaaaaataaatctttaggACTTGGTTAATGAAAATTCACAACAGGCATTCGATAAAGGTATTTTCTACAATGTAGGTGAACCTGATTGATGCTACAAGAATACAAATGATGACTTTTTATTCCCTGCACTAATGCATTACCAATGGATGACttgatttttccttcc
This genomic window from Lytechinus variegatus isolate NC3 chromosome 10, Lvar_3.0, whole genome shotgun sequence contains:
- the LOC121423092 gene encoding uncharacterized protein LOC121423092 isoform X1, whose amino-acid sequence is MQKNAAGVYRLFTVASKMQVAGLESTASRKRKKGPSSVRREDMMERINTNKRGVKKQLNKIRHKEMRKPSAKEGKIKSSIDAYKKSQPSDNTEANLELLLGLSRSNPDTSSGLYTKILKHSRGKLSKDREAEEEPTEKEGGFTDEDFELFAKEYVPMKKGAVL
- the LOC121423092 gene encoding uncharacterized protein LOC121423092 isoform X2 — protein: MSTSLVRKGLELFADESVAGLESTASRKRKKGPSSVRREDMMERINTNKRGVKKQLNKIRHKEMRKPSAKEGKIKSSIDAYKKSQPSDNTEANLELLLGLSRSNPDTSSGLYTKILKHSRGKLSKDREAEEEPTEKEGGFTDEDFELFAKEYVPMKKGAVL